In Cystobacter ferrugineus, the DNA window CCCGTCCCCGCCCAGGCCGAGTTCTGGGAACTGATAACGGAAGTCAGTTGAATGTTCCGGTCAAATCTGCTCAATCAGGGCTGGAGGAGGAGTCACATGCCCCGGCCCTATTCGGTGGACTTGCGTGAGCGCGCGGTTGCGGCCTACAGGCGTGGTGGCAGAACGCTGGAGGAGGTTGCCGCCGAATTCAGTGTGTGCTCCAAGACGCTTGCTCATTGGCTGAAGCTCGAGGACGGAACGGGGAGCCTGGAGCCCCGACCGAGGGGCGGAGGCAACTTCTCGGCAATCCAGGGAGAGGTGCTGGAAACGCTCAAAGAGCAGGTGCGGATACGACCCGATGCCACAGTGCAGGAGCACTTCGCGGCGTTGGTGGCCCGGACACAGGTACATACCAGCTCCTCGGCGGTCTCGCGGGCACTACGGCGCCAGGGACTGGGACTCAAAAAAAGTCGCTCGTAGCCTCGGAGCAACGGTCCCCGCGGGTCCAGGCACTGCGGCGTGTCTTCCTCCTCCTGATGCTCCTGCTCGACCCGCGACGGCTCGTTTTCCTCGACGAAACCGGCTGCCACACGAGCATGACGCGCACTCATGGACGTGCTCCACGAGGTGAGCGCGTGGTGGGATACGTCCCCAGGAACCGCGGCACCGTCACCACCGTGTTGGGCGCTTTGGCGCTGGACGGCATCCGRGCACTGATGACCATCGAAGGAGCCACGACGGGCGATGTTTTCGAGGCATTCGTCGAGCACATGCTCGTCCCCAAGCTCAATCCCGGCGACATCGTCGTCATGGACAATGTGGGTGCGCACAAGCCCGAGCACATCCTGGAGCGTATCCGTGCCGCCGGTGCCCATGTTCTCTTCCTTCCCCCTTACTCGCCGGACCTCAATCCCATTGAATTGCTCTGGAACAAGCTCAAGGAACTGCTCAAGAGCATGGAGGCGCGCACTCWACAGGCGCTCGACGACGCCATTGCCAGGGCCATGGACCTCATCACGTGCGAGGACATCGACGGCTGGTTCCGGCATTGTGGGTATAAGATATAGGAACATTCAACTGACTTCCGTTATCAGGGCATGCGACCAATGTATAAACCAGGTTCATTCTTGAGAATCCCTCTCGTAGATGGGTCCT includes these proteins:
- a CDS encoding helix-turn-helix domain-containing protein — its product is MPRPYSVDLRERAVAAYRRGGRTLEEVAAEFSVCSKTLAHWLKLEDGTGSLEPRPRGGGNFSAIQGEVLETLKEQVRIRPDATVQEHFAALVARTQVHTSSSAVSRALRRQGLGLKKSRS